A genomic window from Sphingobacterium spiritivorum includes:
- a CDS encoding SusC/RagA family TonB-linked outer membrane protein encodes MKNMLFLRAILCALLAFVMTGISVAQTSDIVTGRIVDEKNQPIGGATVAVVGTNVAVTTGRDGKFSIQVKQNANLRFTYVGFETKDAVANSQSPMEIVLQSANNELDEIVVIGYGTARKRDLTGAVGTVKNSDIRNVPVTTAAQAITGKVAGVNVVTQSGAPGAAINITVRGGTSITGSTTPLYIVDGFVMEDALMKIDVNDIESIDILKDASASAIYGSRGANGVILISTKSGKAGRTNIDYNGYASFEKLSKKLDLLNIEDYVKYQYEFQTLGGKQQQFANMFGGDVNAADFASGAYARIQRDYGSRPGIDWQDEVFGGQAILQNHNLNINGGNEKTKLMLTFNNTSQDGILAKSGFRRNSVRAKVNHELLKGVNLDFNSLFQDANTDGDGSLGGMLKMSILQPATGGIRFTNEQLINSDIAEDLQALDSQYDIYNPIITNDAITRNKVARLANLNVGLTVNFLDNFTFRSSGAYQWNQTRTDYWDDGRTVTARNNGGPYGSRANAEGYQWQLTNTLSWIKTFGKHNLNLLAGHEILYSKDLSVGHTYYGFPSSNFGLNDVSLASRIDRADTDEGRYGLVSGFARAIYNFDDRYLVTGTIRADGVSRFRKGNQWGTFPSVSAAWNIHNESFMKDGSFFNQLKLRAGYGSTGNDKISNTSYATLYGSTVVAVNNTQVIGLKPGTTLGNPDLVWEKTQTSNIALDMSFLDNRVNLTTDFYNNESKNLLVRANIPTSTGYSYQFQNIAALRNRGVEVTLNTVNIKKADFQWQTSFNITFNKSKTKALFGTSGNDYLITNLSSRVDFMTEVGESVGKFYGYKYDGVYTTDDFNQNPDGSYSLKNGVASLKGKNRANIKPGDVKYLPTAGETDANGNPVWSTNDRTVIGNPEPKYFGGMNNAFSYKNFDLSVFVNFAYGNQAFNMNTQRFMGPYLPNQNSLSTMASRFTLIDPATGLETKDLSRLAALNPDQHSKDQVWSLNSGNNIAISDALDYYLEDASFLRINNITFGYTLPATISKKAFINKMRVYLTLNNIHTFTKYSGYDPEVSASSSILTRGVDNSAYPRAKSVVAGVNLTF; translated from the coding sequence ATGAAAAATATGCTTTTTTTAAGAGCGATCTTATGTGCCTTGCTTGCGTTTGTAATGACAGGAATAAGTGTTGCACAAACTTCAGATATTGTTACCGGAAGGATTGTCGATGAGAAGAATCAACCCATCGGAGGAGCTACTGTTGCCGTAGTAGGCACCAATGTAGCTGTCACGACCGGCAGGGACGGCAAGTTTTCCATTCAGGTAAAGCAAAATGCCAATCTCCGATTTACATACGTAGGATTTGAAACAAAAGATGCTGTAGCCAATTCACAGAGTCCTATGGAAATTGTATTGCAATCTGCCAATAATGAACTCGATGAAATTGTAGTCATCGGCTACGGTACCGCCCGTAAACGGGATCTTACAGGAGCAGTCGGTACAGTAAAAAACAGTGATATCCGTAATGTCCCCGTAACTACAGCGGCACAGGCTATTACCGGTAAAGTCGCAGGTGTCAATGTGGTGACCCAAAGTGGCGCTCCCGGAGCTGCGATCAATATTACCGTGAGAGGAGGAACCTCTATTACAGGCTCGACCACGCCACTTTATATTGTCGATGGTTTTGTCATGGAAGATGCCCTGATGAAGATCGATGTAAATGATATCGAAAGTATTGACATCCTCAAGGATGCATCAGCCTCCGCAATCTACGGTTCACGTGGGGCTAATGGTGTTATCCTGATCTCTACCAAATCCGGAAAAGCCGGACGTACCAATATTGATTATAACGGATATGCAAGTTTTGAAAAGCTCAGCAAAAAACTGGACTTACTGAATATCGAAGATTATGTGAAATACCAGTATGAATTTCAAACATTGGGAGGCAAACAACAACAATTTGCCAATATGTTCGGAGGAGATGTCAATGCTGCGGACTTTGCTTCAGGCGCTTATGCCAGAATTCAGCGTGATTATGGCAGCAGACCGGGTATCGACTGGCAGGATGAGGTCTTCGGAGGACAGGCGATTTTACAGAATCATAATCTGAATATCAACGGAGGTAATGAAAAGACAAAACTCATGCTGACCTTTAATAATACCAGTCAGGATGGTATTCTGGCAAAATCCGGATTTCGCAGAAATAGTGTTCGTGCAAAAGTAAATCACGAATTGTTAAAAGGAGTCAATCTTGACTTTAACTCCTTGTTTCAGGATGCCAATACCGATGGTGACGGATCTCTGGGAGGAATGTTAAAAATGTCTATTCTTCAGCCTGCAACCGGTGGAATCCGTTTCACAAATGAGCAATTAATTAATTCGGATATTGCTGAAGATCTTCAGGCGCTGGATTCACAATACGATATTTACAATCCGATTATTACGAACGATGCCATCACCCGTAATAAAGTAGCTCGTCTGGCTAATCTGAATGTAGGGCTTACCGTCAACTTTCTGGATAACTTTACCTTTAGAAGTTCCGGCGCATATCAGTGGAATCAAACCCGTACAGATTATTGGGATGACGGGCGTACCGTCACTGCGCGTAACAACGGAGGGCCATACGGAAGCCGGGCCAATGCAGAAGGTTATCAGTGGCAGTTGACAAATACCTTGTCCTGGATCAAAACATTTGGAAAGCACAACCTTAATCTGTTGGCAGGACATGAGATTCTGTATTCCAAAGATCTGAGCGTAGGACATACCTATTACGGATTCCCTTCCAGTAATTTTGGTTTGAATGATGTCTCTTTAGCATCACGCATCGACAGAGCAGATACAGATGAAGGACGATACGGTCTGGTTTCAGGTTTTGCACGTGCCATATACAATTTTGATGACCGCTATTTAGTAACCGGAACAATTCGCGCAGATGGTGTATCCCGGTTCAGAAAAGGAAATCAGTGGGGTACATTTCCTTCGGTATCTGCCGCCTGGAATATTCATAATGAAAGCTTTATGAAAGATGGAAGTTTCTTTAATCAGTTAAAGCTTCGTGCGGGATATGGATCTACCGGAAATGATAAGATCAGTAATACCAGCTATGCCACACTTTACGGATCTACAGTTGTAGCTGTAAATAATACACAGGTTATCGGTCTCAAACCAGGGACAACATTAGGAAATCCGGATCTGGTATGGGAGAAAACACAGACCAGTAATATCGCATTGGATATGTCATTCCTCGATAATAGAGTCAATCTGACAACAGACTTCTATAATAACGAGTCCAAAAATCTGTTGGTTCGGGCCAATATTCCTACATCAACAGGTTACTCGTATCAGTTTCAGAATATAGCTGCACTGAGAAACAGAGGAGTAGAAGTAACACTGAATACCGTTAATATCAAGAAAGCAGATTTCCAATGGCAGACCAGTTTTAATATTACATTCAACAAGTCAAAAACGAAAGCTTTATTCGGAACCAGTGGCAATGATTACCTCATTACAAATCTGAGTTCAAGAGTAGACTTTATGACGGAGGTAGGAGAGTCTGTAGGTAAATTCTACGGATATAAATACGATGGTGTATATACAACGGATGATTTCAATCAGAATCCGGACGGATCATACAGTTTAAAAAACGGAGTCGCTTCACTGAAAGGTAAAAACCGCGCAAATATCAAACCGGGAGATGTTAAATATTTGCCAACAGCAGGAGAGACAGATGCCAACGGCAACCCGGTCTGGTCTACTAATGACAGAACAGTTATCGGTAATCCTGAGCCAAAATACTTCGGAGGTATGAACAATGCTTTCTCTTACAAGAACTTTGATCTGAGTGTATTCGTCAATTTTGCCTATGGCAATCAGGCATTCAATATGAATACACAACGCTTTATGGGGCCGTACCTGCCTAATCAGAATTCGCTGTCAACGATGGCTTCCCGCTTTACACTTATAGATCCGGCAACAGGGTTAGAAACCAAAGACCTGAGCCGTCTGGCAGCATTAAATCCGGATCAGCACAGTAAAGATCAGGTCTGGAGTCTCAACTCAGGTAATAATATAGCCATTAGCGATGCCCTGGATTATTATCTTGAAGATGCTTCATTCTTACGGATTAACAATATTACGTTCGGTTACACTTTACCGGCTACGATTTCCAAAAAAGCATTTATCAATAAGATGCGGGTTTACCTGACATTGAATAACATCCATACGTTTACCAAATATTCCGGATATGATCCTGAAGTATCCGCAAGTTCTTCTATCCTGACAAGAGGGGTGGATAATTCAGCTTATCCGAGAGCAAAAAGTGTGGTAGCAGGAGTTAATTTAACATTTTAA
- a CDS encoding RagB/SusD family nutrient uptake outer membrane protein — protein MKKLVYIISISAALFSTSCKDWLDLPSQSDFDSSNIFENVPRVEMAVLGAYTSTFNNELYYQFGMGTDECFSTEGETNSKNQVSNYVYNPATSPSSTYTAMFSGVEQVNVIIRNIPLMTNVAESEKTKLNMLLGEAYAIRAKNMLNVVRYFGDVPYPKVPVIEADSYSSSRVSRDTIMEGCIEDLQKAITLLPWKSESGVSPERITKNVAYGLLARTALYAAGYSLRWDLNSYSPGSVQLARRADTQRIQQLYQIARDACEEVVKRGENDLIDYETVFRDLINGRYNRESMLEYGQLGLDRNEAQVGYTNGIFAHQNSFYGKAQPAMAVLPTYYFDFKEGDSRRDVAISNYAITADNLHQMNTYASNTIGKFRVNWKSEKGPAVNKRDINWIELRYSDILLMYAEAENELNQAPTATAKQMLEKVRLRAFKGDAGKIGTTPGSYQEFKNAIIEERKLELGFEGWRRTDLIRWGILFEKLTETKQQVLDLAGKKGRFANVDLYRAYKKTPATTFNDPLVACTYISFKTAPTATERTQLQNEGYTILEMHSNVAAFFANALTPTATWVSNLYRGLEKNKVELFPLSTKTIDDNPGLRGQQHPLY, from the coding sequence ATGAAAAAATTAGTCTATATAATCAGTATTTCCGCGGCATTATTCTCCACTTCATGTAAGGATTGGTTAGACTTGCCTTCGCAAAGTGATTTTGATAGTTCCAATATATTTGAAAATGTACCCCGCGTCGAAATGGCTGTATTGGGAGCATATACAAGTACATTTAATAACGAATTGTATTATCAGTTTGGAATGGGCACCGACGAGTGTTTCTCTACAGAAGGGGAGACAAACTCCAAAAATCAGGTTTCCAACTATGTGTATAACCCGGCAACAAGCCCCTCTTCAACGTATACGGCTATGTTTTCGGGAGTTGAGCAGGTCAATGTCATCATTCGTAATATCCCGTTGATGACAAACGTTGCCGAATCTGAAAAAACGAAACTGAATATGCTACTGGGAGAGGCTTATGCCATCCGTGCAAAAAACATGCTGAATGTAGTACGCTATTTTGGAGATGTACCCTATCCTAAGGTTCCGGTGATAGAAGCCGATAGTTATTCATCTTCACGTGTGAGCAGAGATACTATTATGGAGGGATGTATCGAAGATCTGCAGAAAGCCATAACACTGCTGCCATGGAAAAGCGAATCAGGAGTTAGCCCTGAGCGTATCACCAAAAATGTAGCTTATGGTCTTTTGGCACGTACAGCCTTATATGCAGCCGGGTATTCGTTAAGATGGGACCTGAATTCCTATTCACCAGGAAGTGTACAACTGGCCCGAAGAGCAGATACCCAACGTATTCAACAACTCTATCAGATTGCACGCGATGCATGTGAAGAAGTCGTTAAAAGAGGAGAAAATGATCTCATAGATTACGAAACGGTGTTCCGGGATCTGATTAATGGCCGTTACAACAGAGAATCCATGTTAGAATACGGTCAGCTAGGCCTAGACCGCAATGAGGCACAGGTAGGGTACACCAATGGAATCTTTGCACATCAGAATTCATTCTATGGCAAAGCACAACCGGCAATGGCCGTTCTTCCGACTTATTATTTTGATTTCAAAGAAGGAGATAGCCGCAGGGATGTTGCGATCAGTAATTATGCAATTACAGCAGACAATCTGCATCAGATGAATACATATGCCAGTAATACTATTGGTAAATTCAGAGTAAACTGGAAATCCGAAAAGGGACCTGCCGTTAATAAGAGAGATATCAACTGGATAGAACTGCGTTATTCGGATATATTACTGATGTATGCTGAAGCCGAAAATGAACTGAATCAGGCGCCGACAGCTACAGCGAAACAAATGTTGGAAAAAGTCAGATTAAGAGCTTTTAAAGGTGATGCAGGCAAGATCGGAACAACTCCCGGCTCTTATCAGGAATTTAAGAATGCTATTATTGAAGAAAGAAAACTGGAACTGGGTTTTGAAGGATGGAGAAGAACAGATCTGATCCGATGGGGTATTTTATTTGAAAAACTAACAGAAACCAAACAGCAGGTACTCGATCTTGCCGGTAAAAAAGGTCGTTTTGCAAATGTAGATCTGTACAGAGCCTATAAAAAGACTCCTGCTACCACATTCAATGATCCGTTGGTGGCGTGTACCTATATTTCTTTCAAAACGGCACCTACTGCCACAGAAAGAACTCAGTTACAAAATGAAGGATATACGATCCTGGAGATGCACAGCAATGTTGCAGCATTCTTTGCCAATGCGCTTACACCAACAGCGACATGGGTGTCAAACCTCTACAGAGGATTAGAAAAAAATAAAGTAGAACTTTTCCCGTTGAGTACCAAGACTATCGACGATAATCCGGGATTGCGCGGACAGCAACATCCGCTTTACTAA
- a CDS encoding sialate O-acetylesterase, whose protein sequence is MKTTVLKYALSCLAFVLLDICKADIRLPALLSDNMLLQQNTKVRLWGSADPGEQVTVKASWTADNIITTADHSGKWMLTLETPKASDKTYELLFNGKNEIRIRNILVGEVWLCSGQSNMDFPVAKSTGWRTGILDEEQHMKEADFPEIRLFHVRQTLSPKVPLEDCEGEWMICNPDNLKEFSAVAFFFGRKIYRQTKLPVGLIQTTWGGTHAESWTPMPVMQHNPLYTTLIEEQNKAEESYPQDSLIYQKALKDYEEARSKGQQLPKKPKEPLGIYHNKALATLWNGMVNPLVPYTIKGVIWYQGESNSVRYQDYQQVFSNMIQSWRTAWKQKDMPFYFVQIAPHYKQPPEIREAQLKTWQSVQHTGMVVITDVGDSTDIHPRNKQVPGERLANWALAKEYKISVAYSGPLYRKKKIQKDKVILSFDYVSKGFLSDGKAIKGFEIAGADQHYYPATATVQGTQLWVSSKQVKQPLYVRYAWGKYKPGNLYNAEGLPASPFRTDN, encoded by the coding sequence ATGAAAACCACTGTATTAAAATATGCGCTGAGCTGCCTTGCATTTGTCCTGTTGGATATTTGCAAGGCAGATATCAGGCTTCCCGCACTTCTGTCTGACAATATGCTTTTACAGCAAAATACCAAAGTCAGACTTTGGGGAAGTGCGGATCCCGGTGAACAGGTAACTGTAAAGGCTTCATGGACTGCAGACAACATAATAACGACTGCAGATCATTCCGGAAAATGGATGCTGACATTAGAGACTCCAAAGGCATCTGATAAAACATATGAATTGCTGTTTAACGGAAAAAATGAGATTCGTATTCGTAACATTCTGGTAGGGGAGGTATGGCTCTGTTCGGGACAGTCCAATATGGATTTTCCGGTAGCAAAATCAACAGGCTGGAGAACCGGTATTCTGGATGAAGAGCAACATATGAAAGAAGCAGATTTTCCGGAAATCCGTTTATTTCATGTCCGGCAGACATTATCTCCTAAAGTACCTTTAGAAGACTGCGAAGGGGAGTGGATGATTTGTAATCCGGATAATTTAAAAGAGTTTTCAGCTGTAGCTTTTTTCTTCGGTCGCAAAATATACAGACAGACCAAATTACCCGTAGGACTGATACAGACGACCTGGGGAGGGACACATGCCGAGTCGTGGACACCAATGCCGGTCATGCAGCACAACCCGCTTTACACTACACTGATCGAAGAACAAAATAAAGCCGAAGAAAGCTATCCACAGGACAGCCTGATCTACCAGAAGGCACTTAAGGACTATGAGGAGGCAAGAAGCAAGGGACAGCAACTACCCAAAAAACCAAAAGAACCTTTGGGAATATACCACAATAAGGCACTGGCTACATTATGGAATGGAATGGTCAATCCGCTTGTCCCATATACTATAAAAGGAGTCATCTGGTATCAGGGAGAATCCAATTCGGTCAGATATCAGGACTATCAGCAGGTTTTCAGCAATATGATTCAGAGCTGGCGGACAGCATGGAAACAAAAAGATATGCCTTTCTATTTTGTGCAGATCGCTCCGCACTACAAACAGCCTCCGGAGATCAGAGAAGCACAACTGAAGACCTGGCAGTCTGTGCAACATACAGGTATGGTCGTCATTACCGATGTAGGAGATTCTACAGATATACACCCCCGCAATAAACAGGTGCCTGGGGAAAGATTGGCAAACTGGGCTTTAGCTAAAGAGTATAAGATTTCGGTAGCGTATTCAGGACCATTGTACAGGAAAAAGAAAATACAGAAGGATAAGGTCATTCTTTCCTTTGATTATGTCAGCAAGGGATTCTTATCAGATGGCAAAGCAATAAAAGGTTTTGAAATTGCTGGGGCAGATCAGCATTATTATCCTGCCACTGCTACTGTTCAGGGAACTCAGTTATGGGTAAGCAGTAAACAGGTAAAACAACCGCTATACGTCCGATACGCCTGGGGAAAATATAAACCCGGAAATCTTTACAATGCAGAAGGATTACCGGCAAGTCCGTTTCGTACAGACAATTAA
- a CDS encoding glycoside hydrolase family 88/105 protein, which produces MNRIGMHLLIVLLLAGSFVSAQKKTYQKFADSEIKRFPEAWQLDHGKRLYFGYGQGLACLAMLEVWTATRDKKYLDYVEKWADTIINDKGEIHLYKVETYNLDYINPGKILFELYKQTGKEKYKLAMDRLVHQLEVHPRTLEGAFWHKLTYQHQIWLDGLYMASPFLAQYGKEFNRPELIDDAINQFLICARHTYDPATGLYYHGWDESKQQRWANKETGQSPSFWGRSIGWWFMALVDVLDYVPADHPKRAELLKITDQLSATLVKYQDTQGLWYQVIDKSKQEGNYQESSVSSMFMYAYAKGVNKGYINSRYKAVAEKAYKGLMEQLIVTESNGNLTLTKCCAVAGLGGNPYRDGSYSYYIKERIRDNDAKANGPFIMGCVALNK; this is translated from the coding sequence ATGAATAGAATAGGTATGCATCTGCTGATCGTATTATTGCTGGCAGGTTCTTTCGTATCAGCTCAAAAAAAAACATATCAGAAGTTTGCTGACTCCGAGATAAAACGATTTCCCGAGGCCTGGCAACTGGATCATGGCAAACGCCTTTACTTCGGATATGGTCAGGGGCTTGCCTGTCTGGCGATGTTAGAGGTCTGGACTGCGACCAGGGATAAAAAGTACCTGGATTATGTAGAAAAATGGGCGGATACAATTATCAACGATAAGGGAGAGATCCACCTGTATAAAGTCGAAACCTATAACCTGGACTATATCAACCCGGGAAAGATTCTTTTTGAACTGTATAAGCAAACGGGTAAAGAGAAGTATAAGTTAGCAATGGATCGGTTGGTTCATCAACTGGAGGTCCATCCCCGTACATTGGAAGGCGCATTCTGGCACAAACTGACCTACCAACATCAGATCTGGTTAGACGGCTTGTATATGGCTTCCCCTTTTTTAGCGCAGTACGGAAAAGAATTTAACAGACCTGAACTGATCGATGACGCTATAAATCAATTTCTGATCTGTGCCAGACATACCTACGATCCGGCTACAGGATTATACTATCATGGTTGGGATGAGAGTAAACAACAACGATGGGCAAATAAAGAAACAGGCCAGTCGCCCAGTTTCTGGGGAAGAAGTATAGGCTGGTGGTTTATGGCACTGGTGGATGTGCTGGATTACGTGCCTGCCGATCACCCTAAAAGAGCGGAATTATTAAAAATAACAGACCAATTATCTGCTACACTGGTTAAATATCAGGATACACAGGGACTTTGGTACCAGGTCATTGACAAAAGTAAGCAAGAGGGAAATTATCAGGAATCATCAGTGTCTTCTATGTTCATGTATGCTTATGCTAAAGGAGTCAATAAAGGATATATTAATTCACGTTATAAAGCTGTCGCTGAAAAAGCTTATAAAGGCCTGATGGAGCAGTTAATCGTTACAGAGTCTAATGGCAATCTTACGCTGACCAAATGCTGTGCCGTGGCAGGTTTGGGCGGGAATCCTTACCGGGATGGTAGTTACTCCTATTATATTAAGGAGCGTATCCGGGATAATGATGCTAAAGCCAACGGACCCTTTATCATGGGCTGCGTAGCATTGAACAAATAA
- a CDS encoding DUF4136 domain-containing protein — translation MKKLLYFLALGFIIVFASCSSYKYNTTRVQDLDFSQYKTYGWLPPIDSLSKNYYNNDIAKSNIMSTANKEIEARGLTYSKENPDILFRYVTIVNNKSRLVYGSSYWGMGWGWGWGGPWGFYRPWGLYGGYSYPVGKERYRYSHLIIEAIDRKTNTVVWQARGSNEIDNPETAINKLPKVVSGIMKQYPLQLKK, via the coding sequence ATGAAAAAGCTATTATATTTCCTCGCTTTAGGATTCATTATTGTGTTTGCATCCTGTTCATCGTATAAGTACAATACGACGCGAGTACAAGACTTAGATTTCAGTCAATACAAAACGTACGGATGGTTGCCTCCGATCGATTCTCTTTCCAAGAATTACTATAATAATGATATTGCAAAGAGCAATATTATGAGTACTGCGAATAAAGAGATCGAAGCAAGAGGTCTTACCTACAGCAAAGAGAATCCGGACATTTTATTTCGTTATGTAACCATTGTCAACAATAAAAGCCGTCTGGTATACGGAAGCTCTTATTGGGGAATGGGCTGGGGATGGGGATGGGGTGGTCCCTGGGGATTCTACAGACCATGGGGACTTTATGGCGGATATTCTTATCCTGTTGGAAAAGAACGCTACCGTTACAGTCACCTGATTATCGAAGCGATAGACAGAAAAACAAATACTGTTGTATGGCAGGCAAGAGGTTCTAACGAAATTGATAATCCGGAAACAGCTATCAATAAACTTCCAAAAGTTGTATCAGGTATTATGAAACAATATCCTCTTCAACTTAAAAAATAA
- a CDS encoding NAD+ synthase: MKIALAQLNYHIGNFEKNNSAIIHTITRAKEQQADLIIFAELAIGGYPAKDLLRNAVFIQNCADAIDLIAANCHDIACIIGAPIRNTDPEGKSLYNGAVFIQDGKVSHISKKGLLPDYDVFDEYRYFEPSRHFNCFKFKGETIALTVCEDLWDDDSSNSYVGDPMEELLLEKPSLIVNIAASPFSYTHFENRLTVLRKQVARANCPLLYVNQVGAHMDIIFDGRSLALNKGGEIVRELGKFEEDLQVVTFENGDLVSTNSSITSGHTEIALIHEALILGLRDYFLKSGFKKATLGLSGGLDSAVVAALACEAIGAENVLAILMPSVYSSNHSLKDALDLVKNAGCTHHIIPIKDVAQAFEGTLSKAFEGLQPDTTEENIQARTRGTLLMAISNKLGHIVLNTSNKSEAAVGYGTLYGDMAGSISVIGDVYKTQAYDLAKYINREREIIPQNTIIKPPSAELRPDQKDSDSLPPYDILDAVLYQLIELEKSGSEVVKTGFDEALVLRISKLVNNAEFKRFQAPPILRVSPKAFGSGRSMPLVAKYSF, from the coding sequence ATGAAAATAGCGTTAGCTCAACTGAATTATCACATCGGGAATTTCGAAAAAAACAATTCTGCGATTATACATACCATTACCCGGGCAAAAGAACAACAGGCAGATCTTATCATTTTTGCGGAGCTGGCTATCGGAGGATACCCGGCCAAGGATTTGCTCCGCAATGCCGTATTTATCCAAAACTGTGCTGATGCGATCGACCTGATCGCTGCAAATTGTCATGATATTGCCTGCATTATAGGTGCACCGATCCGCAATACCGATCCTGAGGGAAAATCCCTTTACAATGGTGCCGTATTTATACAAGATGGTAAAGTATCACATATCAGTAAAAAAGGTTTATTACCTGACTATGATGTATTTGATGAATATCGCTATTTCGAACCTTCCCGTCATTTTAACTGCTTCAAATTTAAGGGAGAAACTATAGCGCTCACGGTCTGCGAAGATCTGTGGGATGATGACAGTTCTAATTCTTACGTTGGTGATCCTATGGAAGAATTGCTTCTTGAAAAGCCCAGCCTGATCGTCAATATAGCTGCTTCTCCGTTTTCGTATACACACTTTGAGAATCGCTTAACGGTATTGCGTAAGCAGGTGGCAAGGGCCAATTGTCCGCTACTCTATGTCAATCAGGTCGGCGCCCACATGGATATTATCTTTGACGGACGCTCTCTGGCACTGAATAAGGGTGGTGAAATTGTACGTGAACTTGGAAAGTTTGAAGAAGATTTGCAGGTTGTAACATTTGAAAATGGCGATTTAGTATCTACCAACAGCTCCATCACAAGCGGACATACAGAAATTGCATTGATCCATGAAGCGCTGATCCTCGGATTGCGTGATTACTTCCTGAAATCCGGATTTAAAAAAGCAACGCTGGGCCTTTCGGGCGGGTTGGATTCTGCAGTTGTTGCTGCTCTGGCCTGCGAAGCCATCGGAGCAGAAAATGTGCTGGCTATACTGATGCCATCCGTCTACTCTTCAAATCATTCGCTCAAAGATGCTTTGGATCTTGTCAAAAATGCAGGCTGTACGCATCATATTATTCCGATCAAGGACGTTGCTCAGGCTTTTGAAGGTACACTTAGCAAAGCTTTTGAAGGATTGCAGCCGGATACGACCGAAGAAAATATACAGGCCCGTACAAGAGGAACGTTGCTGATGGCTATTTCAAATAAACTGGGACATATCGTACTTAACACGTCCAATAAGAGTGAAGCGGCTGTTGGTTACGGAACCTTATACGGAGATATGGCAGGCTCTATCAGTGTAATCGGGGATGTGTACAAGACTCAGGCTTACGATCTGGCAAAATATATCAATAGAGAGCGGGAGATTATTCCACAGAATACTATAATCAAACCACCATCAGCAGAATTGCGCCCTGATCAGAAAGATTCGGATTCATTACCGCCATACGATATATTGGATGCTGTTTTATATCAGCTGATCGAACTGGAAAAATCTGGTTCTGAAGTAGTCAAAACAGGGTTTGATGAGGCTTTGGTGCTTCGGATAAGCAAACTGGTCAACAATGCCGAATTCAAAAGATTTCAGGCACCTCCTATTTTAAGGGTGAGTCCGAAAGCATTCGGAAGCGGAAGATCGATGCCTCTTGTCGCAAAATATTCTTTTTAA
- a CDS encoding porin family protein codes for MTLTFRYLLISLFVLCSSGAFAQGYGDRNISLGLTVNPNMGLFRFDEDSNVDGKSKAGFSYGLIADIGFARNYYFSTGLQINTIKGRLEYPQNSSFPNKDVRLQYAEIPLTLKMKTSDINSRRFYGQFGFTTGIKVSSKESLDGTDKTTGIDGSSLLRLGLLIGGGLEWRFDNNLSIITGLSYNNGFTKAFNEGKPKASYLGLNLGLLF; via the coding sequence ATGACACTTACATTCCGTTACTTATTGATCAGTTTATTCGTTCTATGCAGCTCCGGAGCATTTGCTCAGGGGTATGGGGATAGAAATATCTCATTAGGTCTTACTGTAAATCCCAATATGGGTCTGTTCCGGTTTGATGAAGACAGCAATGTAGACGGAAAATCCAAAGCCGGATTTTCTTATGGACTTATTGCTGATATCGGCTTCGCCCGCAATTACTATTTCTCAACAGGATTACAGATCAATACCATCAAAGGCCGGTTGGAATACCCGCAGAATTCATCTTTTCCAAACAAGGATGTCCGTTTACAATATGCAGAAATTCCTCTGACCTTAAAGATGAAGACTTCTGATATAAACAGTCGTCGGTTTTACGGACAATTTGGTTTTACTACCGGTATAAAAGTATCCAGTAAAGAGTCTCTTGACGGAACGGATAAAACTACCGGAATAGATGGTTCCAGCTTATTGAGATTGGGGTTACTGATCGGAGGAGGTTTGGAATGGAGATTTGACAACAACCTTTCCATTATTACCGGGCTGTCTTATAACAATGGCTTTACTAAAGCTTTTAATGAGGGAAAACCCAAGGCTTCATATTTGGGATTAAACCTCGGCTTACTTTTTTAG